A portion of the Thermodesulfovibrionia bacterium genome contains these proteins:
- a CDS encoding DUF5666 domain-containing protein, whose product MSYMKLKHAGWGKIVALLLAVFPTVFISCGGGATVAGGGVGGTGMYAGVVSGFGSVFVNGIEFETVGTQITVDKGNATETDLKVGMKVAVTATGNSASTIVFTPEAKGAVTSINTVNNSLVVLGQKVTIDGNTIFEGVAGITSLAVRDNVIVSGFVSSSGSILATYIEKLASAPQSLEVKGVVSNHNSTNRIFTIGTLMVDYSSVQSPPNIVNGAFVEVEGSLSSSTLFANEIELKEYNAADGQSMEIEDVITEVTSQTDFMVDGQRVQTNSGTLFEYGTVNDIALNIRVEVEGTVNADGSLVADKIEFRGLQTGDVSLEGNIEAVNAGNSTVALFGLTVHVDSNTIFKDESLQGLRSFNFTDLHAGDFIEIGGFISSSGDIIAVKLKRSDDPGFGNDEIEGPVDSENPDASLVILGINVDVTGAAFTDANDNNVNASAFFNIIRTGDTVEAKGNFDGVDFIAASAEIEEEN is encoded by the coding sequence ATGTCATATATGAAACTAAAACATGCAGGCTGGGGAAAAATAGTGGCGCTGCTTCTTGCCGTTTTTCCGACGGTGTTTATCTCATGCGGAGGCGGTGCTACTGTTGCCGGAGGAGGAGTAGGCGGAACAGGAATGTACGCAGGTGTCGTATCTGGATTCGGCAGCGTATTTGTTAATGGCATAGAGTTTGAAACTGTTGGAACGCAGATCACAGTAGATAAAGGCAATGCAACAGAAACCGATCTAAAGGTCGGCATGAAGGTCGCAGTTACAGCTACAGGCAACTCTGCTTCAACAATAGTGTTTACACCTGAAGCAAAAGGTGCTGTTACAAGCATAAACACCGTTAATAATAGCCTGGTGGTGCTGGGCCAGAAAGTGACCATTGACGGCAATACTATCTTTGAGGGCGTGGCCGGGATTACGAGCCTGGCGGTTAGAGATAATGTCATTGTAAGCGGTTTTGTCAGCAGCAGCGGGAGTATCCTTGCTACATATATTGAAAAGCTCGCCTCTGCTCCTCAAAGCCTTGAGGTCAAGGGCGTTGTTTCCAACCATAACTCAACTAACAGAATATTCACCATAGGTACTCTGATGGTTGACTACAGCAGCGTTCAGTCCCCTCCGAATATTGTTAACGGGGCATTTGTTGAAGTTGAAGGAAGCCTGAGCAGCAGCACACTCTTTGCAAATGAGATCGAACTTAAGGAATACAATGCCGCAGACGGACAGTCTATGGAGATCGAGGACGTAATAACAGAGGTAACATCCCAGACAGACTTTATGGTAGACGGCCAGAGGGTGCAGACCAACTCCGGCACGCTCTTTGAGTATGGCACTGTAAATGACATAGCTCTTAATATCAGGGTTGAAGTTGAGGGCACGGTCAATGCTGACGGGTCTCTTGTTGCCGATAAGATAGAGTTTCGCGGACTGCAGACAGGGGATGTCAGCCTTGAAGGCAATATTGAGGCTGTCAATGCAGGGAATTCCACAGTGGCTCTTTTTGGCTTGACAGTACATGTGGATTCAAACACGATCTTCAAGGACGAATCACTGCAGGGGCTGAGGTCATTTAATTTTACTGACTTGCATGCAGGTGACTTTATTGAGATAGGAGGTTTTATCAGCAGCAGCGGCGATATCATAGCTGTCAAACTTAAAAGGAGTGATGACCCCGGCTTTGGCAATGATGAGATCGAGGGGCCAGTAGACTCGGAGAACCCTGATGCCTCTCTTGTGATATTGGGGATAAATGTTGATGTTACCGGCGCGGCATTTACGGATGCAAATGACAATAACGTAAACGCCTCTGCATTTTTTAACATAATCAGAACAGGCGACACAGTTGAGGCAAAGGGAAACTTTGACGGAGTTGATTTTATTGCAGCAAGTGCAGAGATAGAGGAAGAAAACTAA
- a CDS encoding DUF6502 family protein: MRKTVSSAVIRLLTPLVRLFIRNGVSYGTFCELAKKAYVDVASGEFAIPGKKQTVSRVAVLTGLSRKEVKRVSGLSESDDIDLTDRYNRAVRVINGWRNDFTYQDRKGNPKELYFENGEFSFSSLVKAYSGDMPPRAMLDEMLRTGVAKMNNGKIKLMTKGYIVQKGEAEKISIMGTDVGELISTINNNIVNDPAGAFFQRKVSYDNIPEDAWLTVKKNVEKMSEDFIDSVNTVISSYDRDNNPLIKGEGRRKAGLGIFYFE, translated from the coding sequence ATGAGAAAGACTGTTTCGTCCGCAGTCATAAGACTTCTTACGCCGCTTGTCAGGCTCTTTATCAGAAATGGGGTCTCATACGGCACATTCTGCGAACTTGCCAAAAAGGCATATGTAGATGTTGCGTCAGGAGAGTTTGCCATCCCAGGTAAAAAGCAGACCGTATCCCGTGTTGCTGTCCTTACAGGCCTTTCCCGCAAAGAGGTCAAGAGGGTGAGCGGGCTATCGGAGTCGGATGATATTGATTTAACTGACCGTTACAACCGCGCTGTCAGGGTAATTAACGGCTGGCGCAATGATTTTACCTATCAGGATAGAAAAGGGAACCCAAAAGAGTTATATTTTGAGAACGGAGAGTTCAGCTTCTCTTCCCTTGTAAAGGCATACAGCGGTGATATGCCGCCCCGAGCCATGCTTGATGAGATGCTGAGAACAGGAGTTGCCAAGATGAATAACGGCAAGATCAAATTGATGACAAAGGGATATATAGTTCAGAAAGGAGAGGCTGAGAAGATAAGTATTATGGGTACTGATGTCGGTGAATTGATATCAACCATTAACAACAATATTGTTAATGACCCTGCAGGAGCCTTCTTTCAGAGAAAAGTCTCATACGACAATATACCTGAAGATGCATGGCTCACTGTCAAAAAGAATGTCGAAAAGATGAGTGAGGACTTTATAGACTCGGTGAACACCGTCATCTCAAGTTACGACAGGGATAACAACCCTCTTATCAAGGGCGAGGGCAGGAGAAAAGCGGGCCTCGGCATCTTTTATTTTGAATAG
- a CDS encoding adenylate kinase — protein MKIMLLGSPGAGKGTVAKQLVNHDGSVHISTGDILRGEIKAGSELGKKAKSFMDSGGLVPDSLIMDMMEKRLQEPDCQKGFIFDGFPRTIPQAEELDKMFNKLGIKFDLVANIDVSKDVVLDRLTTRRTCSNSSCQAIYNVKSMPTKVAGVCDKCGSPTVQRADETEEAITKRLETYIDQTAPLIDYYSKKGNLKNIKSTDSKEVISQIISAL, from the coding sequence ATGAAGATAATGCTGCTTGGCTCACCGGGAGCCGGAAAAGGAACAGTTGCAAAACAGCTTGTAAATCATGACGGTTCAGTTCATATCTCAACAGGTGATATTTTAAGGGGCGAGATAAAGGCCGGTTCAGAACTCGGTAAAAAGGCAAAGAGTTTTATGGACAGCGGCGGGCTTGTCCCGGATTCATTGATAATGGACATGATGGAAAAGAGGCTGCAGGAGCCTGACTGCCAAAAGGGCTTCATCTTTGACGGATTCCCAAGGACGATACCGCAGGCTGAGGAGCTTGATAAGATGTTTAATAAGCTCGGCATAAAGTTTGACCTCGTGGCGAATATAGATGTCAGCAAAGATGTCGTACTCGACAGGTTGACAACAAGAAGAACCTGTTCCAACTCTTCATGCCAGGCAATATATAACGTAAAAAGCATGCCTACAAAAGTAGCGGGCGTCTGCGACAAGTGCGGCAGCCCGACAGTTCAGAGGGCAGACGAGACCGAAGAGGCGATAACCAAACGCCTTGAGACATACATTGACCAGACAGCTCCGCTGATCGATTACTATTCTAAAAAGGGGAATCTTAAAAATATTAAATCAACCGACAGCAAAGAGGTCATTTCCCAGATCATAAGCGCTTTATAA
- the mdh gene encoding malate dehydrogenase encodes MHKKITVVGAGNVGTTTAQLIAEKNLADIVLVDIVEGVPQGKALDIQEACPLWNSSSKVIGTNSYEETAGSDIVVITAGLARKPGMSRDDLLQANAGIINVVARSVAETSPEAVIIVVTNPMDVMAQLVQKITGIPHKKIIGMGGVLDSSRMRSFIAMELGVSPKDIQTMVLGGHGDQMVPMPRFTTVGGKDISDILPEDRVNAIIERTKNGGAEIVGLLKTGSAYFAPAASVVEMIETMYGYKDELLPCSVYLDGEYGIKGVYLGVPVELSAEGIEKIVELPLTDEELKAMNVSAEAVRRLVAGLEI; translated from the coding sequence ATGCATAAAAAGATCACAGTCGTCGGTGCCGGGAATGTGGGCACAACAACAGCACAGTTAATCGCAGAGAAGAACCTGGCGGATATCGTTCTGGTTGATATCGTTGAAGGAGTTCCGCAGGGCAAGGCGCTTGATATACAGGAAGCATGCCCTCTCTGGAACTCATCTTCAAAGGTCATTGGGACAAACAGCTATGAAGAGACCGCAGGCTCGGATATAGTCGTTATAACTGCCGGCCTGGCAAGAAAACCCGGCATGAGCAGGGACGACCTGCTTCAGGCCAATGCCGGCATTATCAATGTTGTCGCAAGGAGCGTTGCAGAGACATCGCCTGAGGCGGTTATCATCGTTGTTACCAATCCAATGGATGTCATGGCGCAGCTTGTGCAGAAGATTACTGGTATTCCCCATAAAAAGATCATAGGAATGGGCGGTGTGCTTGACTCTTCAAGGATGAGGAGCTTTATAGCAATGGAGCTCGGTGTTTCTCCCAAAGATATTCAGACCATGGTACTTGGCGGCCACGGCGACCAGATGGTGCCCATGCCTCGTTTTACAACTGTGGGTGGAAAAGATATTTCCGATATTCTTCCTGAGGACAGGGTAAACGCTATTATTGAAAGGACAAAGAACGGCGGTGCTGAGATAGTCGGCCTGCTTAAGACAGGAAGCGCGTATTTTGCGCCCGCAGCTTCTGTTGTTGAGATGATCGAGACGATGTACGGCTATAAAGACGAACTGCTTCCATGCTCTGTCTATCTTGACGGCGAGTATGGGATCAAAGGCGTTTATCTCGGGGTGCCGGTCGAACTGTCTGCTGAAGGAATTGAAAAGATCGTTGAGCTGCCGCTGACCGATGAAGAGCTGAAGGCGATGAATGTTTCAGCAGAGGCGGTCAGGAGGCTTGTTGCCGGTCTTGAGATATAA
- a CDS encoding metallophosphoesterase — translation MHLYVFLKAKAALHPGKRPLIFLALFLVLMISAPFFVRFYEKQGFETFAYLTANVGFLWMGVMLIFFVYGVAIDGYKSILFIIKRIFGKDLSRLQPSSGFAFFAPLLIAILIASYGYFEALDIKVEKVIVRSSKIPASIGKIKIVQISDVHLGHIVREERLRNILDKVKAEEPDMLVCTGDLIDGQRSDLNDLSNMFKEIRPKYGKFAITGNHEYYAGLEKSLEFIERAGFTLLRGEGMTIDGIINIAGVDDGGGEGFGDMRSISEKELLSGLPSDKFTLFLKHRPLLDNEILGLYDLQLSGHTHKGQIFPFNFFVARFFPFISGYHKITDISAIYVSRGTGTWGPPIRFMSPPEVTVIELLSE, via the coding sequence ATGCATCTCTACGTATTCCTTAAGGCTAAGGCTGCGCTTCATCCCGGCAAAAGGCCTCTGATTTTTCTTGCACTCTTTCTTGTATTGATGATATCAGCGCCCTTCTTTGTACGGTTCTATGAGAAACAGGGATTTGAGACATTCGCATATCTGACCGCCAATGTCGGATTTCTCTGGATGGGTGTTATGCTTATCTTCTTTGTTTATGGAGTAGCGATAGACGGTTACAAATCTATCCTGTTTATCATTAAAAGAATATTCGGAAAAGATCTCTCAAGGCTTCAACCGTCTTCAGGTTTTGCATTCTTCGCACCTCTTCTTATTGCAATCTTGATAGCATCTTACGGATACTTTGAAGCACTGGATATTAAAGTCGAAAAGGTGATTGTCCGTTCTTCAAAGATACCGGCAAGTATCGGCAAGATTAAGATAGTACAGATATCCGATGTACATCTCGGGCATATCGTAAGAGAGGAAAGGCTCAGAAACATACTTGATAAAGTTAAGGCAGAAGAGCCTGACATGCTTGTATGCACAGGAGATCTCATAGACGGCCAGCGCAGCGACCTTAATGATCTTTCAAATATGTTTAAGGAGATAAGGCCGAAATACGGGAAGTTCGCCATAACAGGAAACCATGAATATTACGCAGGCCTTGAGAAGTCGCTTGAGTTCATTGAAAGGGCGGGTTTTACTTTGCTCAGGGGTGAGGGGATGACGATAGACGGCATTATTAATATTGCCGGAGTTGATGATGGGGGAGGCGAGGGGTTTGGGGATATGAGAAGCATCTCTGAAAAGGAACTTCTGTCAGGACTGCCTTCAGACAAGTTCACCCTCTTTCTGAAACACCGGCCCCTTCTTGATAATGAAATCCTTGGCCTCTATGACCTACAGCTCTCAGGGCATACACACAAGGGACAGATATTCCCGTTCAACTTTTTTGTAGCCAGGTTCTTCCCCTTTATAAGCGGCTATCATAAGATAACCGACATCTCTGCAATTTATGTGAGCCGCGGAACAGGCACCTGGGGCCCTCCGATACGTTTCATGTCTCCGCCGGAAGTGACGGTTATAGAGCTATTGAGCGAATGA
- a CDS encoding mechanosensitive ion channel produces MSELFDSFNITSPYLKALITIILSVAIAKIFDIFISRFLKKITKYTESEVDDRIVDFIHRPIFLTALFIGINLSVSFLEMSEKLSFRTSAMLYSFIVIIWFFALIKVSSLVIQAQIQKESDSTGLKKDIIPFAENISRIIIFAAALMALLSLWKINITPLVASAGIAGAAVAFAAKDMLGNFFGGISIFIDKPFKIGDFVVLDQGERGEVVTIGIRSTRIKTMDDILITVPNAILANTKIINESAPEPKCRIKVPISVAYGSDIDLVEQILLNVASENSNVEKEPEPRVRFRTFGDSALNFELLCWIHDPSLRGLTVHQINSGIYKSFNASGVKIPFPQRDVHLYKEEA; encoded by the coding sequence ATGTCAGAACTCTTTGATTCCTTTAATATAACCTCTCCATATCTGAAGGCTCTGATCACGATAATTTTATCTGTGGCCATTGCAAAGATATTTGATATCTTTATCTCCCGATTTCTTAAAAAGATAACGAAATATACAGAATCAGAAGTAGATGACAGGATTGTCGATTTTATACACAGGCCCATATTCCTGACAGCACTGTTTATCGGCATAAACCTTTCTGTCTCTTTCCTGGAAATGTCTGAAAAACTATCATTCCGCACCAGCGCAATGTTGTACAGCTTCATCGTCATAATATGGTTCTTTGCATTAATAAAGGTCAGCAGCCTCGTTATTCAGGCACAGATACAGAAAGAATCGGATTCCACCGGGCTGAAAAAAGATATCATCCCATTTGCTGAGAACATATCCAGGATCATCATCTTCGCAGCCGCGCTTATGGCCCTGCTTTCATTGTGGAAGATAAACATAACGCCTCTTGTCGCATCAGCAGGGATAGCCGGTGCGGCAGTCGCTTTTGCCGCAAAAGACATGCTGGGTAATTTCTTCGGTGGCATAAGCATATTCATAGATAAGCCGTTTAAGATCGGGGACTTTGTAGTACTCGATCAGGGTGAAAGGGGCGAAGTTGTTACGATCGGGATAAGAAGCACGCGTATCAAGACAATGGACGATATTCTGATAACCGTGCCGAATGCGATACTTGCCAATACAAAGATAATAAATGAGAGCGCGCCTGAACCAAAGTGCAGGATCAAGGTGCCGATTTCTGTTGCTTATGGCAGCGATATCGACCTTGTTGAGCAGATACTTTTGAACGTAGCCTCGGAAAACTCAAATGTTGAGAAAGAGCCTGAACCGCGTGTCAGGTTCAGAACCTTTGGTGATTCCGCTCTGAACTTTGAACTGCTCTGCTGGATACATGACCCTTCTCTGCGGGGTCTTACGGTTCATCAGATAAATTCCGGCATATATAAGAGCTTTAATGCCTCAGGCGTCAAGATCCCATTCCCTCAGAGAGACGTTCATCTTTACAAGGAAGAAGCATAA
- the ccsB gene encoding c-type cytochrome biogenesis protein CcsB, giving the protein MEANVLLFELALTFYSFATIVGVIELFRKIKATSKATLYLALIGFLLHTANIVVRYVQGGHLPATNLHESTSFLAWCILLLFFFHEYRYKLGLLSSFIMPIVLIFMLSSSVFPREITELSPVLKSYWFGFHVALAFLGDAAFAMACGIGIMYLIQERFVKHKQLGGLFQRLPNLQSLDEVNYHLITLGFPLLTLAMITGAIWAKSVWGTYWRWDPKEVWSLITWLIYALVLHLRLTVGWRGKKAAILSIAGFLLVIFTFLGVTLLLKGIHVFE; this is encoded by the coding sequence ATGGAAGCGAATGTCCTGCTTTTTGAATTAGCCCTTACCTTTTATTCCTTTGCCACTATTGTCGGCGTAATAGAGCTCTTCAGGAAGATAAAGGCCACATCAAAGGCAACATTATATCTTGCGCTGATAGGATTCCTTTTACATACCGCCAATATCGTGGTCAGGTATGTGCAGGGAGGGCATCTGCCTGCTACCAATCTGCATGAATCCACTTCGTTTTTAGCATGGTGTATCCTGCTCCTCTTCTTCTTTCATGAATACCGCTACAAGCTCGGCCTTCTAAGCTCTTTTATAATGCCGATAGTGCTTATCTTCATGCTCTCATCATCTGTATTCCCGAGGGAGATAACAGAGCTGAGCCCTGTGCTTAAGAGTTATTGGTTCGGTTTTCACGTCGCACTTGCTTTTCTTGGCGACGCGGCGTTTGCCATGGCATGCGGCATCGGCATCATGTACCTGATACAGGAACGCTTTGTTAAACACAAGCAACTGGGAGGTCTCTTTCAGAGGCTTCCGAACCTTCAGTCGCTTGATGAGGTCAACTATCACCTCATCACTCTCGGTTTCCCTCTCCTTACACTTGCAATGATAACAGGCGCCATATGGGCCAAATCCGTATGGGGGACATATTGGCGGTGGGACCCTAAAGAGGTCTGGTCCCTGATAACATGGCTCATCTACGCGCTTGTGCTTCATTTAAGGCTGACCGTCGGATGGAGAGGCAAGAAGGCTGCCATTCTTTCTATAGCCGGTTTCCTTTTGGTCATATTTACATTTTTGGGGGTTACCCTGCTCTTAAAGGGGATTCACGTCTTTGAGTAA
- the hemA gene encoding glutamyl-tRNA reductase, translating into MNIIVVGLNHKTAPIEVREKFAFDGGKLQEAVNILKASKITDENVILSTCNRVEMYAGVKDIASGIENIKKFLSDFHNVPREALDKSLFIYHGRDAVRHIFRVASGLDSMVLGEPQILGQIKDAYDFSLKCKSTGTLLNKLMKKTVSVAKRTRTETGIGKGAVNISYAAVELAKKIFGDLTTKAIMLIGAGEMAELAARHLINNGVKDVIVANRTHERAEELAKEFQGRTVRFESLLQELKDTDIVICSTGAPNYILMKEEMHMTMKKRKQKPVFIIDISVPRNIDPEIDHLDNVYLYNTDDLQGIIDVNADERKIEAEKASEIVESEVETFMKWQASLSSVPTIVALREKAEAIKNDELEKALKKLGPLGESQTRTIEHLASSIVNKIIHGPTAALKSAEDDKEIVVDVIRRLFDLEGEKDNGQS; encoded by the coding sequence ATGAATATTATCGTTGTAGGTCTTAATCACAAAACAGCGCCTATTGAAGTCAGGGAGAAGTTCGCATTTGACGGCGGCAAGCTTCAGGAGGCGGTCAATATCCTCAAGGCGTCAAAGATAACAGATGAGAATGTTATCCTCTCGACATGCAACCGCGTTGAGATGTACGCCGGGGTGAAGGACATAGCATCAGGGATCGAGAATATCAAGAAATTTCTTTCTGATTTTCACAATGTCCCGAGGGAGGCGCTTGATAAGTCCCTTTTTATTTATCACGGGCGTGATGCGGTAAGGCATATATTCAGGGTTGCGTCAGGCCTTGATTCAATGGTATTGGGCGAGCCTCAGATATTAGGCCAGATAAAGGATGCGTATGACTTCTCGCTGAAGTGCAAATCCACCGGAACCCTCCTTAATAAGCTGATGAAGAAGACGGTCTCTGTTGCAAAACGGACAAGGACAGAGACAGGCATTGGAAAGGGGGCTGTGAATATCAGCTATGCTGCGGTGGAGCTTGCCAAAAAAATATTTGGGGATCTGACCACAAAGGCCATTATGCTTATCGGCGCCGGAGAGATGGCAGAGCTTGCAGCCAGGCATCTTATTAATAACGGCGTAAAGGATGTAATAGTCGCAAACCGCACACACGAGAGGGCGGAAGAGCTTGCAAAGGAATTTCAGGGCAGAACGGTCAGGTTTGAATCTTTATTGCAGGAATTAAAAGATACGGATATAGTTATATGTTCAACCGGCGCGCCCAACTATATCCTGATGAAAGAAGAGATGCACATGACAATGAAGAAGCGCAAACAAAAGCCGGTCTTTATAATAGATATATCCGTTCCGAGGAATATCGACCCTGAGATCGATCATCTTGATAACGTTTACCTTTATAATACTGATGACCTTCAGGGCATTATTGATGTTAATGCAGATGAAAGAAAGATAGAGGCTGAAAAGGCTTCAGAGATCGTTGAATCAGAGGTAGAGACCTTCATGAAGTGGCAGGCGTCTTTATCTTCAGTCCCGACCATCGTTGCTCTCAGGGAGAAGGCAGAGGCTATTAAAAATGATGAGCTTGAGAAGGCGCTTAAGAAGCTCGGCCCTCTGGGAGAGTCGCAGACCAGGACGATAGAGCATCTTGCCAGCTCAATCGTAAATAAAATAATTCACGGCCCGACAGCAGCGCTGAAATCAGCTGAAGATGATAAAGAGATTGTGGTTGATGTTATAAGAAGATTATTTGACCTTGAAGGAGAGAAAGATAATGGCCAATCGTAA
- the hemC gene encoding hydroxymethylbilane synthase, producing MANRNITIATRGSMLALWQAEWIKSQLLELNNEITVTLNKIKTTGDIILDVPLAQVGGKGLFVKEIEEALLDGSADLAVHSMKDVPTELPESLHLAAICKREDPRDALLARKGIKSINDLPQGAHVGTSSLRRMCQLLSIRPDLRITQLRGNVDTRIRKLDEGQFDAIILATAGVKRLGYSDRITERIHIDVSLPAIAQGAVGIECRIDDVFINDLIKKLDHAETSVCVKAERSFLKKLEGGCQVPIAGHAVLESDEKLVLTGLVGSLSGEIIIKDMISGRPEEAESLGTRLAESLLAKGAGKILAEVYGNNQRQ from the coding sequence ATGGCCAATCGTAATATTACAATAGCTACACGCGGCAGCATGCTTGCCCTATGGCAGGCCGAGTGGATAAAGTCGCAGCTCCTGGAATTAAACAATGAGATTACTGTGACCCTCAACAAGATAAAGACGACCGGAGACATCATCCTTGATGTCCCGCTTGCGCAGGTCGGCGGCAAAGGGCTCTTTGTTAAAGAGATCGAGGAGGCGCTTCTGGATGGGTCGGCAGACCTTGCCGTTCACAGCATGAAGGATGTGCCGACCGAACTGCCTGAGAGCCTGCATCTGGCAGCGATCTGCAAGAGGGAGGACCCGAGGGATGCATTGCTGGCCCGGAAGGGGATCAAGAGCATTAATGACCTCCCGCAAGGGGCGCATGTGGGCACGAGCAGCCTCAGAAGGATGTGCCAGCTCCTGAGCATCAGGCCTGACCTCAGGATAACCCAGCTTCGCGGTAATGTTGACACAAGGATAAGAAAGCTTGATGAGGGCCAGTTTGATGCTATTATACTTGCAACTGCCGGGGTCAAGAGGCTTGGCTACTCCGATAGGATAACCGAGAGGATTCACATTGATGTCAGTCTCCCCGCAATAGCCCAGGGGGCAGTAGGGATTGAGTGCAGGATCGATGATGTTTTCATTAATGACCTTATTAAGAAGCTTGACCATGCCGAAACATCAGTCTGTGTAAAGGCGGAGAGGTCGTTTCTCAAGAAGCTTGAGGGCGGATGCCAGGTGCCTATCGCAGGACATGCTGTTCTTGAGAGCGATGAGAAACTTGTCTTGACCGGCCTTGTAGGTAGCCTTTCAGGAGAGATCATAATAAAGGACATGATCAGCGGAAGGCCTGAAGAGGCAGAATCGCTGGGGACAAGACTTGCCGAATCACTCCTTGCAAAAGGCGCCGGCAAGATACTGGCTGAGGTCTATGGAAACAATCAAAGGCAATAA
- a CDS encoding SurA N-terminal domain-containing protein — protein sequence MLKAMHSSKFFSMVILGGVIFIITISFLFWGIGPKSNDQSGVLAKIEGERIMIDEYWNKYNEAYRRMKEVYKTEEELKALDLKESVLSSMIDRNVLLVAAKRAGIDVSDEELRNEIINTSYFQKNGSFDPALYERILSQNRMSPQSFEAEYRNDIIVNKMNRLIEETAELTSDEMNMLNSVKEGKDQLIEAFLSQKKNQAMRVYIDGMKQMVDITVNRDLIM from the coding sequence ATGCTTAAAGCAATGCACAGCAGTAAGTTCTTCAGTATGGTTATTCTGGGCGGGGTTATTTTTATTATCACTATATCATTCCTTTTCTGGGGTATCGGCCCCAAGTCCAACGATCAATCAGGCGTTCTGGCGAAGATTGAAGGCGAAAGGATAATGATCGATGAATATTGGAATAAATATAATGAGGCATACAGAAGGATGAAAGAAGTTTATAAGACCGAAGAGGAGCTTAAGGCGCTTGATCTTAAAGAGAGTGTTCTTTCTTCCATGATAGACAGAAATGTGCTTCTGGTAGCCGCTAAAAGAGCAGGCATAGATGTGTCTGATGAAGAGCTCAGGAATGAGATCATAAATACATCATATTTTCAAAAGAACGGCTCCTTTGACCCAGCTCTTTATGAACGGATACTCAGCCAGAACCGCATGAGCCCGCAGTCATTTGAGGCAGAATACAGAAATGACATCATTGTTAATAAAATGAACCGACTGATCGAAGAGACGGCCGAGCTGACATCCGATGAGATGAACATGCTCAATTCCGTAAAAGAAGGCAAGGATCAGTTAATTGAGGCCTTTCTTTCACAAAAGAAGAACCAGGCCATGCGTGTCTATATTGACGGGATGAAGCAGATGGTTGATATTACTGTGAACCGCGACCTTATCATGTAG